tgactgcaggtatttacttataGTACTAATATTCAAAGCCCCAAAAAAGAAACTTAACATAGTGCTAGCAAATAATAAGGAATCCTCAAAGACAATGCTAACGAGCACATTGCAAACATTTTGTACAGTTCCTAACCTAAACTATAAGATATCTCTGAAttagagaggtgtggggggctgccttaaattGGCATCCACGTCTTTGGCGCCCGGggaactgccttgctcagtggCAGAACACTACACGAATGAGGGGGGTAGTGAGACCAGGCAGTTTAAGTGTTAATGAGGGCTTTCACTGTTGTGCCCAAGGTTTTTGGTTTGAAACTACAGCTATGATAGCTATGAAGGCCTCAGATATGAGGCTGCCTCTCTAACTCACCgtcccctctgttctccctccctccattgacAAAAAGCGGACactgtcttccagctgatggtaaAACTCAAGTCGCACTACATTATTcctgcctcatgcaccaattaATGTCCAGATAAAGTGATTACTCAATATAAAACATGTAAAAAGGACAAGACTATAATAATAACAAGCTTTTCAAAACACTTTGCtatactcattcattgcagctgcagtgtTGGTTGTAGCACATTTTATGGCTTTTAAAcatgttgacagtgctgaataacaaACATAAAATGACTCTGAACCatctgtgaaccatcagatcctcctctccaccctctccgagttgggcatctccggcgcggcccacgcttggattgcgtcctacctgacaggtcgctcctaccaggtggcgtggcgagaatctgtctcctcaccacgcgctctcaccactggtgtcccccagggctctgttctaggccctctcctattctcgctatacaccaagtcacttggctctgtcataacctcacatggtctctcctatcattgctatgcagacgacacacaattaatcttctcctttcccccttctgatgaccaggtggcgaatcgcatctctgcatgtctggcagacatatcagtgtggatgacggatcaccacctcaagctgaacttcggcaagacggagctgctcttcctcccggggaaggactgcccgttccatgatctcgccatcacggttgacaactccattgtgtcctcctcccagagcgctaagaaccttggcgtgatcctggacaacaaactgtcgttctcaactaacatcaaggcggtggcccgttcctgtaggttcatgctctacaacatccgcagagtacgaccctgcctcacacaggaagcggcgcaggtcctaatccaggcacttgtcatctcccgtctggattactgcaactcgctgttggctgggctccctgcctgtgccattaaacccctacaactcatccagaacgccgcagcccgtctagtgttcaaccttcccaagttctctcacgtcaccccgctcctccgctctctccactggcttccagttgaagctcgcatccgctacaagaccatggtgcttgcctacggagctgtgaggggaacggcacctcagtacctccaggctctgatcaggccctacacccaaataagggcactgcgttcatccacctctggcctgctcgcctccctaccactgaggaagtacagttcccgctcagctcagtcaaaactgttcgctgctctggctccccaatggtggaacaaactccctcacgacgccaggacagcggagtcaatcaccaccttccggagacacctgaaaccccacctctttaaggaatacctaggataggataagtaatccctctcaccccaccccccctaagttttagatgcactattgttaagtgactgtcccactggatgtcataaggtgaatgcaccaatttgtaagtcgctctggataagagcgtctgctaaatgacttaaatgtaaatgtaaatgactcaAAAACAGCAGTGCTTTGGTTTTAAAATGTTGAAATCTCACAGGATCAACTTTGCTGTGCACTCAAGGCTTCATTTTTATTGTCTATGGCTGGAGGAAACTGCAGATACGGTGATCTGAGCTATTTGATTGGCCAGCGGTAGACCTGTCGGTGCACTTGATTTTCTCAGGTACaacttcagacacatgaaatggttcaaaatgtgAACACTTTGCCTTCCAGACACTACGgttgctgaatcaagtgcacctaccgccaatAGCACGaaacaaataaaacaaaatagtAACACAAAGGCTTAATAATTTttaacagaaatgtttggtgattgcCTAGGAATGCTTTGGTGATGGACCAGTCGAGCGCTACCAATGGGTTGGCAACCACTGCTATAGAGGCTACTTTTTTCTGACTTTGTGCTTTTAAAATTGCCAGCTATGAGACAAAACGGCAGAAATACTTTGAAAACCGCTACTGCAGCATTTATTTTACTATAAATGTGATCATACTTGACTATTTTTATTCACAAATGCAAGTGAAATGCTTGGACTGTGGAGCCCTGACCACCTGCCAATGTGACTGGTGAAATAGACATACCCGCCAATGCAAAAATATTTCTGCATTTGGCATGTGGCTGGTGTTCATTTTAGGCCCTGCTGATGAATGCGTTTGATTTCCATGATTGTGTTCGGTATTTGTTTTAAATTTCCTATTTATTAAAGTGTATATTTTTGTTATTACAGGTCTCATCTGTAAAGAGGCCTTGGCCTcagcattgggggggggggggggggggggggggggggggcaggtcataccaaggatcatttagctatttgattttgaattttaggaccccttaaGGTATCAaccaaattaatttaaaaaatgttttacactTAATTTACTTGGCTTTATTACaattagcccatagaaatgcattgaataacagcttCATATATGGATAAACATAGTCCAAAATATTACTAAAGGAAGTCTATTCTGAAGTGTCTATCGGAGAAATATAAGATCCaatttgtttttttgtgttttttacatgtatttaacccaTCCTTTTAGCCACTAAACTGTCTCTATATACGtccattcattttttaaacaGAGTTGACACTTATTTGAGTGCCTAAATCAGGACTCGACTGTATGGCGTTGCTCAGGGACCATTCAATGGAATAATCCATTCTAGGGATCATTCAATGACCATAAACTCAACGAGCTACCTGCAGGGGAGACATGAGGGCAGCTGCTCATCTTCAACATCCTCAGCGTGTCGCTGTTGTTGGCCACCAGGACCTTCAGGGACGGGTCATCCACCGGTGTGTCGTCGATCTTCAGAGATGAAAGGGACTTGGAGTTGACAAACACCACCGTCAGGGCCGAGATGAAATGAGACTAAAGGAGGAAAACAATCAGTCAACAGGTAAATAAAATGGATGATTGCAGGTGTAAGGCTATAACAAAGACCCAAAAATCGTCAAAACATCGCATTAAATTCCGGGGCATCAATACACAGTGGACTGTTTAATGGAGTTGCCTTGAAAGAATGAATGGAGAATGTGTTCAGGTTGAACTGTCTGCACACCACTCCACTGTGGAATTACAGGCTCAGTGTAAACTGTGGAATTTTGACCTTTAAAACGGGAGCCAAAAGCTAGTGGACAATCAAATCCTAGTTATAGAATAGTATTCACAATCGAGGTTAGACATTAGAATGCCAACCATTGTCATTGAATATTTGGTACCAACAGTTTCCTGAACACTAAATATACAGTGCagtcagaaaatattcagaccccttgcagccttattctaaattggattAAATTGTGtgtcccccatcaatctacacaaaatatcccacaatgacaaagcaaaaacaggttatacattttttgcaaatgtataaaatgaaATCAAACAGAAATAtgacatttgcataagtattcagaccctttttactcagtactttgttgaagcaccgatGGCAGCGATTTaaacctcgagtcttcttgggtgtgacactacaagcttggcacacctgtatttggggagttcttctctgtagatcctcacaagctctgcacagctattttcaggtctctccagagatgttcaatcggggtCAAGCCCACTCAAGGAcagcagagacttgtcctgaagctcttcctgcattgtcttggctgtgtgcttggggttgttgtcctgttggaaggtaaaccttagCCCCAGCCTGAAGTTTTGAGcagggtttcatcaaggatctctacttttctccgttcatctttccctcaatcttggactggtctcccagtccctgccactgaaaaacatctccacatcatgatgctgccaccaccatgctccgtagggatggcgccaggtttcctccagacatgacacttggcattcaggccaaagagttcttggtttcatcagatcagagaatcgtGTTTCTCGTGGTCTAAGAATCATTcaggtgccctttggcaaactccaagtgggctgtcatgtgccttttactgaggagtggcttctgtctggccactctaccttaaaatgcctgattggtggagtgctgcagagatggttgtccttctagaaggttctcccatctccacagagaaactctggagctctgtcagagtgtccattgggttctcggtcacctccctgatcaaagcccttctcccctgattgctcagttctTCTGATTGCTCAGAAGAGCCTtggttccaaactccttccatttGAGAATGGAGatcactgtattcttggggaccttcaatgctgcagacattttttgtacccttccccaggtctgtgccttgACATGATCCTGTCACGGAGCTCtccggacaattccttcgacctcatggcttggtttttgctctgacatgcactgtcaactgtgggacattatatacaCAGGTGTGTTCCCTTacaaatcaatttaatttactacaggtggactccaaccaagttggagaaacatcaaggatgatcaatggaaacaggatgcacctgagctcaattctctcatagcaaagggtctgaatactttaaataaggtttctgttttttatttgtaatacatttgcaaacatttctaaaaacctggttTCACTGTCATTATTGGGTAGATTGATGTTGAAAAAgtaatggggtctgaatactttccgaatacactgtaagGCCAATCTTTGGCTCTGATTCCAACAGACTGAGTGTAAGCTACCTTGGGCAACTCCATGAAGCTGGGTCTGGCCGTAGAGATGAGCCCTAGTGTCTTTAGTGAACAGTTCACCAGCTGGGAGAGAATGTCACAGGCTGCCTCTGCAGATTCCGTGCTGCTGTCCACctagagattttttttttacaaaaataaaAGAATATATACTTAAAAATTTAAACacaaaatgttggtcccatgtttcatggaaATAAAAGATCTCCGACATGTtccatatgtacaaaaagtgtatctcaaattttgtgcacaaatttgttttacatccctgttggtgagcatttctccttagccaagataatccagccacctgacaggtgtggtatcaacaagctgattaaacagtatgatcattacaccggtgcatcttgtgctgggaacaaaagaccactaaaatgtgcagtttgtcaccaacgccacagatgtctcaaggtgAGGGAgtgtggcatgctgactgcaggaatgtccaccagagaatttaaaatgttaatttctctatcatatTCAATTGAccaatttccttatatgaactcaaacattttgaaatggttgcatttatattttggaaaatgttgcatttatatttttgttcacccAACACTTGACCTCTGATGCCAATCATAAAATTAAATATTGATTTCGCATACCATTCTTAATCAAAAACAGACAATTGCAGCGGTGGCAAAGTTGACGTAAGTAGTCCGCATGGACAATGGCACTGTCTCCAACCAAAATTTTAGAGGCCCTCTTCTTGGTCGCAGacaaatgttcctgttttgaagctcatttcctgcaattcagcATTTTGCAATGCGCATGACAGAAATGGTGcagtttaaagctaatttcctatgGTTTATGCCGTGTTCTTATGCCATCTGTGTGAATCAAACATATCATGAATGGGGGCCCCATGccattcatttttattttagatTCTCCCTTTTATTTTGGTTATTGTTAGTTCGCAAAGATGATCTTATTTAAACGATTAATGGACAAAGGGGAAACACTGAATTCCCACTCACTTTGAAGCTGACATACTGCAGGTGGTTCGAATGCCTCTTGATGATCTGTTTGATTAGGTCTGGGTGTGTCGCCTTCAGGTAAGAACTGGCAGGCTGGTTCAGTTCAAACTCAAAGCACCTCCATAGCTCAGGCATGTGGAAAGCTTGGTTCCAGCCACGGCACACTTGCGAGGCATACGCCCGGTCCAGAAGAGGCAGGAATTGGAAGATGTTGAGCAGGATCTCCTGAGGGAGCAGTGCCCAGTCGAAGCCAAACTCACAGAGCTTTACATCagtctcttcttcctcctcctcttgatACTTCTCTTTGCTTGGCTGTAGCTTCCGCACCTTCTTGCAGGACTCGGTTGGGCCCTCGCTGGAAGAGCTGCAGGCGTCCTCATCTCCTTTCACCCTCTTCATCCTATAGGAGGATGACACACAACGAGGTTTGGTGGGAATAATACATCACAAATCATTGGCCTGCTGGCAATTATAGTTTATTAAACACGGGATTTCGTACATTAAAATCACAGCATACAATGCCATAATTATAGAAGAATAACAGCCAGGTAACATTACAAAAAAGTGATCTTATTTTATTGCCTAATTGGAACTAATAACTGCTACTGCATTCCTGACATACAACATTTTCACAATATTAGGCAGGGTAGGAACGTCAAAAGTTCCGGTTTGGACACTAGTGTAGAGCGCCTGGTTAAATTGTGTTTAGGAGCATTTTTTCAATCTCTAAAATGGCTAATACTATTGAGAAATGTGTGACTATTGAAAAAAGGCTGAGTTTGCTTTGTTTACTATAATCCTAAATTACGATAGTTTATTATTTTGCCATATCTAATCAccaaaaatattaaaaaaaaagACGACAAAataattgaaattgttgcatgttaattgaaataaattaattaggccctaatttatggatttcacatgactgggcatggGTGCAGCCTGGGACAGCATATTTTTCCCcccacaaaggggctttattacagacagaaatacttgtCCACTTTATCAACGGTCCAGGTGACtagtctcagacaatcccacaggtgaagaagccggatgtggaggtactgggctggcgtggttgcaTGTGGTCTAgggttgaggccggttggacctaTTGCCAAATTCTATTAAAAAAACAcagaggcagcttatggtagaaaaatgaactttgaattatttggcaacagctctggtggacattcttgcagtcagtatgccaattgcatgctccctcaactttatacatctgtggcattgtgttgtgtgataaaactgcacattttagaatggccttttattgtcctctgcacaaggtgaacctgtgtaatgatcatgctgtttaacttatttggggtagggggcactattgggaattttggatgaaaagcgtgcccaaattaagctgcctgctactcagccataaaagctagaatatgcatataattagtagatttggatagaaaacactctgaaaacACTGTTTGactgatg
This sequence is a window from Oncorhynchus gorbuscha isolate QuinsamMale2020 ecotype Even-year linkage group LG01, OgorEven_v1.0, whole genome shotgun sequence. Protein-coding genes within it:
- the fbxl3a gene encoding F-box/LRR-repeat protein 3, which encodes MKRVKGDEDACSSSSEGPTESCKKVRKLQPSKEKYQEEEEEETDVKLCEFGFDWALLPQEILLNIFQFLPLLDRAYASQVCRGWNQAFHMPELWRCFEFELNQPASSYLKATHPDLIKQIIKRHSNHLQYVSFKVDSSTESAEAACDILSQLVNCSLKTLGLISTARPSFMELPKSHFISALTVVFVNSKSLSSLKIDDTPVDDPSLKVLVANNSDTLRMLKMSSCPHVSPAGILCVADQCHGLRELALNYHLLSDELLLALSSEKHVHLEHLRIDVVSENPGQHFHTIRKSSWDAMLRHSPKFNLVMYFFLYEDEFGPFFREEVPITHLYFGRSVSKDVLGRVGLHCPRLVELVVCANGLRPLDEELIRIAKRCTQLSAIGLGECEVSCSAFVEFVKMCGRRLSQLSIMEEVLIPDHKYNLDEIHWEVSKHLGRVWFPDMMPTW